The following is a genomic window from Acidobacteriota bacterium.
GTTCACGACTTCGACGGCGTCGCCCGCGCGCACGACGGTGGTGGCGTACGCGGCCTTCTTCACGACCGACTCGTTCACTTCCACGGCCACGCGACGCGCGTCGATGTCCAGGCGCGCGAGGAGCGCGGCAACCGTCTCGGGCTCGGGCAGGTCGTACGGTTCACCGTTGAGCTGAATGGTCACAGCGAGGGACATCGGCACACCGACTTCCGAGCATATCAATTCCGATGCCGCGGTGCCGAAATGCGGA
Proteins encoded in this region:
- the thiS gene encoding sulfur carrier protein ThiS, which translates into the protein MTIQLNGEPYDLPEPETVAALLARLDIDARRVAVEVNESVVKKAAYATTVVRAGDAVEVVNFVGGG